A single Thermaerobacter sp. FW80 DNA region contains:
- a CDS encoding dihydrolipoamide acetyltransferase family protein yields the protein MAYEFRLPDVGEGIHEGEIVRWLVKPGDRIQEDQPLVEVQTDKATVEIPSPVAGVVRELRAKEGDVVPVGSVIVVIDTEARADEPARAAAPATAGPTGAGAPAAGPAGAGANPAPGAGTAAAAAGPAEAGSSAAGAPGAAAARAARGAVAARPEGPAGPPGVAPAGVAPAAAPGAPAPDGRRVLATPATRRLARELGVDIRLVPGTGPAGRVTAEDVRAFAAARAAGAQPVAAAPGGGAPGAALPAAGAGSTLTAPSPTGVPAATRPGGPAGPATPVAPPGPAAPAAQAAPEAPAAPGVPAVPPGGEQRVPLRGLRKRIAEKMVQSMYTAPHVTHVEEVDVTELVELRRTALPLAEERGIKLTYLPFIAKAVVAALQQFPIFNASLDDERQEIVLKGYYHIGVATATDEGLIVPVVRDVDRKSIFQIAREIAALTEAARARRIALDDVRGSTFTITNVGALGGGVWSTPIINYPEVAILGVHKFRETPVVRDGQIVVRTITYLALSFDHRVADGADAVRFVNRIKAYLEQPSLLFLEMA from the coding sequence ATGGCCTACGAGTTCCGGCTCCCCGACGTGGGCGAGGGCATCCACGAGGGGGAGATCGTCCGCTGGCTGGTCAAGCCCGGCGACCGGATCCAGGAGGACCAGCCGCTGGTGGAGGTCCAGACCGACAAGGCCACCGTGGAGATCCCCTCGCCGGTGGCGGGGGTGGTGCGAGAGCTGCGGGCGAAGGAGGGCGACGTGGTCCCGGTCGGCAGCGTCATCGTGGTGATCGACACCGAGGCCCGCGCGGACGAACCAGCCAGGGCGGCGGCCCCGGCGACAGCCGGCCCGACGGGGGCGGGGGCACCTGCCGCCGGTCCCGCCGGGGCGGGGGCGAACCCGGCGCCGGGCGCCGGGACGGCAGCTGCAGCGGCCGGGCCTGCTGAAGCCGGTTCGTCCGCGGCGGGGGCCCCGGGAGCGGCGGCTGCTCGTGCCGCGCGGGGGGCGGTGGCGGCACGCCCGGAAGGGCCTGCAGGCCCGCCCGGGGTTGCGCCGGCGGGGGTTGCGCCGGCGGCCGCGCCCGGTGCCCCGGCCCCCGACGGGCGGCGGGTGCTGGCTACGCCGGCAACCCGCCGCCTGGCCCGGGAACTGGGGGTCGACATCCGGCTGGTGCCGGGCACGGGCCCGGCGGGCCGGGTGACGGCCGAGGACGTGCGAGCCTTTGCCGCCGCCCGGGCGGCGGGGGCGCAGCCGGTGGCGGCGGCTCCGGGGGGTGGGGCGCCGGGCGCGGCGCTTCCCGCGGCGGGAGCCGGTTCGACCCTCACGGCGCCCTCCCCAACGGGCGTGCCGGCGGCAACGCGACCCGGTGGGCCGGCGGGGCCTGCGACCCCGGTGGCGCCGCCAGGTCCCGCTGCACCGGCAGCCCAGGCCGCACCCGAGGCCCCGGCCGCTCCCGGGGTTCCGGCCGTGCCCCCCGGCGGCGAGCAGCGCGTGCCCTTGCGCGGCCTGCGCAAGCGCATCGCCGAGAAGATGGTCCAGTCGATGTACACCGCACCCCACGTCACCCACGTGGAGGAGGTCGACGTCACCGAACTCGTCGAGCTGCGGCGCACGGCGCTGCCCCTGGCCGAGGAGCGGGGGATCAAGCTCACCTACCTGCCCTTCATCGCCAAGGCGGTGGTGGCGGCCCTGCAGCAGTTCCCGATCTTCAACGCCAGCCTCGACGACGAGCGGCAGGAGATCGTGCTCAAGGGCTACTACCACATCGGCGTGGCGACGGCCACCGACGAGGGCCTGATCGTCCCGGTGGTGCGCGACGTGGATCGCAAGAGCATCTTCCAGATCGCCCGGGAGATCGCCGCCCTGACCGAGGCGGCGCGGGCACGGCGCATCGCCCTGGACGACGTGCGGGGCTCCACCTTCACCATCACCAACGTGGGCGCCCTGGGCGGCGGCGTGTGGTCGACGCCCATCATCAACTACCCCGAGGTGGCGATCCTGGGGGTGCACAAGTTCCGGGAGACGCCGGTGGTGCGGGACGGGCAGATCGTGGTGCGGACCATCACCTACCTCGCCCTGAGCTTCGACCACCGGGTGGCCGACGGCGCCGACGCGGTGCGGTTCGTCAACCGGATCAAGGCGTACCTGGAGCAGCCGAGCCTGCTGTTCTTGGAGATGGCCTGA
- the lpdA gene encoding dihydrolipoyl dehydrogenase produces the protein MVVGEVATETEVLVIGGGPGGYVAAIRAAQLGKDVTLVEKDRLGGVCLNVGCIPSKALIDAAKAYHRLAREAERGIVVEGARLDFGRLQGWKQAVVQRLTSGVAQLLKGHGVTVVKGRATFTGPNQVRVENPGGGNEVYRFKHCIVATGSRPVELPGFGFDGVRILDSSDALALDHLPLRLVVIGGGYIGLELGTAFAKLGSAVTVLELADQLLPGTDPELVQVVARRLRQLGVKVHTGVRVLGWEEEPGGEGVRVVFRPEPRGEGAAGAGARGSAGSSGSEEQAVVADAVLVSVGRRPNTDGLGLERVGVELDERGRVQVDAQRRTRQRHIFAIGDIVPGPMLAHKASREGIVAAEVIAGLPAAADYVAVPAPIFTDPEIATVGLTEEQARQQGYDPVVGRFPYAANGRALTLGERDGFVKLVADRETGVVLGAGIVGPEASDLVAELALAIEMGATLEDLALTIHAHPTLSEAVMEAAEAGLGHAIHVLGKR, from the coding sequence ATGGTCGTCGGCGAAGTCGCGACGGAGACGGAGGTCCTGGTCATCGGCGGCGGGCCGGGCGGCTACGTGGCCGCCATCCGCGCGGCGCAGCTCGGCAAGGACGTCACCCTGGTGGAGAAGGATCGCCTCGGCGGCGTGTGCCTCAACGTGGGGTGCATCCCCTCCAAGGCGCTGATCGACGCCGCCAAGGCCTACCACCGCCTGGCGCGCGAGGCCGAGCGCGGCATCGTGGTCGAGGGGGCGCGCCTGGACTTCGGCCGGCTGCAGGGGTGGAAGCAGGCGGTGGTCCAGCGGCTGACGAGCGGCGTCGCGCAGCTGCTGAAGGGCCACGGCGTGACGGTGGTGAAGGGGCGGGCGACCTTCACCGGCCCGAACCAGGTGCGGGTCGAGAACCCCGGCGGCGGCAACGAGGTCTACCGCTTCAAGCACTGCATCGTGGCCACGGGCTCGCGGCCCGTGGAGCTGCCGGGCTTTGGCTTCGACGGCGTGCGGATCCTGGATTCCTCGGACGCCCTGGCCCTGGACCACCTGCCCCTGCGGCTGGTGGTGATCGGGGGCGGGTACATCGGCCTGGAGCTGGGCACCGCCTTTGCCAAGCTGGGCTCGGCGGTGACGGTGCTGGAGCTGGCGGACCAGCTGCTCCCCGGCACCGATCCCGAGCTGGTGCAGGTGGTGGCCCGGCGCCTCCGCCAGCTGGGGGTCAAGGTCCACACCGGCGTCCGCGTCCTGGGGTGGGAAGAGGAGCCCGGCGGCGAGGGGGTCCGGGTGGTGTTCCGGCCCGAGCCCCGCGGGGAGGGGGCGGCGGGAGCCGGTGCACGGGGATCGGCCGGTTCGTCCGGATCGGAAGAACAGGCCGTGGTGGCCGATGCGGTGCTGGTCAGCGTGGGCCGGCGGCCCAACACCGACGGGCTGGGCCTGGAGCGGGTGGGCGTGGAGCTGGACGAGCGCGGCCGGGTGCAGGTCGACGCCCAGCGGCGGACGCGCCAGCGGCACATCTTTGCCATCGGCGACATCGTGCCCGGGCCCATGCTGGCCCACAAGGCGAGCCGGGAGGGGATCGTGGCGGCGGAGGTCATCGCCGGGCTGCCGGCGGCGGCCGATTACGTCGCCGTGCCGGCGCCGATCTTCACCGACCCGGAGATCGCCACGGTGGGGCTCACGGAGGAGCAGGCGCGCCAGCAGGGCTACGACCCCGTGGTGGGCCGCTTCCCGTATGCCGCCAACGGGCGCGCCCTGACGCTGGGCGAGCGGGACGGGTTCGTCAAGCTGGTGGCCGACCGGGAGACGGGCGTGGTCTTGGGCGCGGGGATCGTGGGGCCGGAGGCGTCCGATCTAGTGGCCGAACTGGCCCTGGCCATCGAGATGGGCGCCACCCTGGAGGACCTGGCCCTCACCATCCACGCCCACCCGACCCTAAGCGAGGCGGTGATGGAGGCGGCGGAGGCGGGGCTGGGCCACGCCATCCACGTGCTGGGGAAGCGTTAG
- a CDS encoding Swt1 family HEPN domain-containing protein translates to MAVSNYERVRRALELLRNGLAPFVAREIRLARKEGRVDDRVLLRFVDDPLVAEKPVEQWDVALLLKLMWNTWNDVFRHTLGHAERSFVSELREWRNRWAHQEPFSSDDTYRVLDSARRLLAAISAPEAEELDRMTAELLRVQYDEKVRQQRRKAGGSLIEAAASGMLEPWREVVSPHEDVASGRYQHAEFAADLWQVYLGEGSDEYKDPVEFFRRTYLTESLKWLLVNAVRRLSGQGGDPVVQLQTNFGGGKTHSMLALYHLFSGLRPGNLPGAEEVLKEAGFTSIPRARRVVLVGNRISPGNPSVKDDGTVVRTLWGELAWQLGRRDAYERVRADDERATNPGDTLRQLLADYGPCLILIDEWVAYARQLHDAGDLPAGSFDTQFTFAQALTEAVKAVPNALLVVSLPASESPTATRTGAEDVEVGGSRGREALERLRNVIGRVEVPWRPATPEESFEIVRRRLFQPMTEPEQFEARDVVARAFMELYKAHPGEFPAECREPQYERRIKAAYPIHPEVFDRLYGDWATLVRFQRTRGVLRLMAAVIHSLWEQGDRSPLILPCTLPMDDRRVESELTRYLTDNWVPVIQRDVDGPGSLPLQIDGESSTFGRYSAARRVARTIYLGSAPTYTAANRGLDDRRIKLGCVMPGESPAVFGDALRRLAGRATYLYTDGTRYWYAPQPNVNSLAEERAEQLKYQPDRVAEEIERRVREEVRRSSGHFAGVHAIPRSSQEVPDEPAARLVILGLDAPYQRNGESPALSAAAQILEWRGNQPRTYRNALVFLAVDRTQLDGLDEAVRRYLAWDSILQEREALNLDPHQARTAEQQKTAADTTVSLRLLEAFQWLLVPEQGDPQGDVGWLAVRLQGSGNLVERASKKLVADGHLYTQLGGNVLRIQLDRVPLWRGDHVEVRQLVEDFFRYLYLPRLRDPSVLVGAIESGVRMLTWVQDGLAYAESYDEAADRYRGLRAGEGISLDPDVPAGLLVRPEVAERQLKAELAAPSATGAVLGGDQAAQPAVTGNAGATVAGVVVSPGSYGPGSGSPSGAPAQPVFRRFHGRAALNPMRVGADAGRIAEEVIAHLAAPPGAQVRVTLEIEASLPAGFSEPVIRTVRENCNTLKFEEHHFEEE, encoded by the coding sequence GTGGCCGTAAGCAACTACGAACGAGTCCGCAGGGCTCTCGAACTGCTGCGCAACGGGCTGGCGCCCTTCGTCGCCCGGGAGATCCGCCTGGCCCGCAAGGAGGGGCGGGTGGATGACCGCGTCCTCTTGCGCTTCGTCGACGATCCCCTGGTGGCCGAGAAGCCGGTGGAACAGTGGGACGTCGCCCTCCTGCTCAAACTGATGTGGAACACGTGGAACGACGTGTTCAGGCATACCCTGGGCCATGCTGAGCGCAGCTTCGTCTCCGAGCTCCGGGAGTGGCGCAACCGCTGGGCGCACCAGGAGCCCTTCAGCAGCGACGACACCTACCGGGTGCTGGACTCCGCCCGGCGCCTGCTGGCCGCCATCTCCGCCCCCGAGGCGGAGGAACTGGACCGCATGACCGCCGAGCTCCTGCGGGTCCAGTACGACGAAAAGGTGCGGCAGCAGCGGCGCAAGGCGGGCGGCTCCCTGATCGAGGCGGCGGCCAGCGGCATGCTCGAGCCCTGGCGCGAGGTGGTGAGCCCCCACGAGGACGTGGCCAGCGGCCGCTACCAGCACGCCGAGTTCGCCGCCGACCTCTGGCAGGTGTACCTGGGCGAGGGCAGCGACGAGTACAAAGACCCGGTGGAGTTCTTCCGGCGCACCTACCTCACCGAGAGCCTGAAGTGGCTGCTGGTCAACGCCGTGCGCCGGCTGTCGGGCCAGGGCGGCGACCCCGTGGTCCAGCTCCAGACCAATTTCGGCGGCGGCAAGACCCACTCCATGCTGGCCCTGTACCACCTCTTCTCCGGCCTGCGGCCGGGGAACCTGCCCGGCGCGGAGGAGGTGCTGAAGGAGGCCGGCTTCACCTCCATCCCCCGAGCGCGGCGGGTGGTGCTGGTGGGCAACCGCATCTCCCCCGGCAACCCCAGCGTCAAGGACGACGGCACGGTGGTGCGCACCCTCTGGGGCGAGCTGGCCTGGCAGCTGGGCCGTAGGGACGCCTACGAGCGGGTGCGGGCCGACGACGAGCGGGCCACCAACCCCGGTGACACCCTGCGCCAGTTGCTGGCGGACTACGGGCCCTGCCTGATCCTCATCGACGAGTGGGTGGCCTACGCCCGCCAGCTCCACGACGCCGGCGACCTCCCCGCCGGCAGCTTCGACACCCAGTTCACCTTCGCCCAGGCCCTGACCGAGGCGGTCAAGGCCGTCCCCAACGCCCTGCTGGTGGTGAGCCTGCCCGCGTCGGAGAGCCCCACCGCCACCCGCACCGGTGCCGAGGACGTCGAGGTGGGCGGCTCCCGCGGCCGGGAAGCCCTGGAGCGGCTGCGCAACGTCATCGGGCGCGTGGAGGTGCCCTGGCGGCCGGCCACCCCCGAGGAGAGCTTCGAGATCGTCCGGCGCCGGCTCTTCCAGCCCATGACCGAGCCCGAGCAGTTCGAGGCGCGGGACGTGGTGGCCCGGGCCTTCATGGAACTTTACAAGGCCCATCCCGGGGAGTTCCCCGCCGAGTGCCGGGAACCGCAGTACGAGCGCCGCATCAAGGCGGCCTACCCCATCCACCCCGAGGTCTTCGACCGCTTGTACGGGGACTGGGCCACCCTGGTGCGGTTCCAGCGGACCCGGGGCGTGCTGCGGCTCATGGCCGCCGTGATCCACAGCCTCTGGGAGCAGGGGGACCGCAGCCCCCTGATCCTGCCCTGCACCCTGCCCATGGACGACCGGCGGGTGGAGTCGGAGCTCACCCGCTACCTGACGGACAACTGGGTTCCCGTGATCCAGCGGGACGTGGACGGCCCCGGCTCGCTGCCGCTGCAGATCGATGGAGAGTCGTCCACCTTCGGGCGCTACTCCGCCGCCCGGCGGGTGGCGCGCACCATCTACCTGGGCTCCGCCCCCACCTACACCGCCGCCAACCGGGGCCTGGACGACCGGCGCATCAAGCTCGGCTGCGTCATGCCCGGCGAGTCGCCGGCGGTGTTCGGGGATGCCCTGCGGCGCCTGGCCGGCCGGGCCACCTACCTGTACACCGACGGGACCCGGTACTGGTACGCCCCCCAGCCCAACGTCAACAGCCTGGCGGAGGAACGGGCGGAACAGCTCAAGTACCAGCCGGACCGGGTGGCGGAGGAGATCGAGCGCCGGGTGCGGGAGGAGGTACGCCGCTCCTCCGGTCATTTCGCCGGCGTGCACGCAATTCCCAGGTCCAGCCAGGAGGTGCCGGACGAACCGGCCGCCCGGCTGGTGATCCTCGGCCTGGATGCTCCGTACCAGCGCAACGGCGAGAGCCCCGCCCTGTCTGCCGCCGCGCAGATCCTGGAGTGGCGGGGCAACCAGCCCCGGACCTACCGGAACGCCCTGGTGTTCCTGGCGGTGGACCGCACCCAGTTGGACGGCCTGGACGAGGCGGTGCGACGCTACCTCGCCTGGGATTCCATCCTGCAGGAGCGAGAGGCCCTCAACCTGGACCCGCACCAGGCCCGCACGGCCGAGCAGCAGAAGACCGCCGCCGACACCACCGTCTCCCTGCGCTTGCTGGAGGCCTTCCAGTGGCTCTTGGTGCCCGAGCAGGGGGACCCGCAGGGTGACGTGGGCTGGTTGGCCGTGCGCCTGCAAGGGTCCGGGAACCTGGTGGAACGGGCCAGCAAGAAGCTGGTGGCGGACGGTCACCTGTACACCCAGCTCGGCGGCAACGTGCTGCGCATCCAGCTCGACCGGGTGCCCCTCTGGCGGGGTGACCACGTGGAGGTCCGCCAGCTTGTGGAGGACTTCTTCCGCTACCTCTATCTGCCCCGGCTGCGGGATCCGTCGGTGCTGGTGGGCGCGATCGAGAGCGGCGTGCGGATGCTGACATGGGTGCAAGACGGCTTGGCGTATGCCGAGAGCTATGACGAGGCGGCCGACCGTTACCGCGGGCTGCGGGCGGGGGAGGGGATCTCCCTGGATCCCGATGTGCCGGCGGGCCTGCTGGTTCGTCCCGAGGTGGCGGAACGACAGCTCAAGGCCGAGTTGGCTGCGCCATCGGCGACCGGGGCGGTGCTCGGCGGTGACCAAGCCGCCCAGCCCGCGGTGACCGGCAACGCTGGCGCGACGGTGGCCGGTGTCGTGGTATCGCCGGGGAGCTACGGGCCGGGGTCGGGCTCTCCGTCTGGGGCGCCGGCCCAGCCCGTCTTCCGCCGCTTCCACGGGCGCGCCGCCTTGAACCCCATGCGGGTGGGTGCAGACGCGGGCCGGATCGCCGAGGAGGTCATCGCTCACCTGGCGGCGCCGCCGGGGGCCCAGGTCCGGGTCACGCTGGAGATCGAGGCGTCGCTGCCCGCGGGGTTCTCCGAGCCCGTGATCCGCACGGTCCGGGAAAACTGCAACACGTTGAAGTTCGAGGAGCACCACTTCGAGGAGGAGTAG
- a CDS encoding alpha-ketoacid dehydrogenase subunit beta, whose product MAKLTIVQAVADALRTEMERDERVVVLGEDVGVNGGVFRATEGLYERFGEKRVIDTPLAESGIVGTAIGMAIYGLRPVAEIQFEGFMAPAFDQIVNHAARIRTRSRGRFSCPLVIRAPWGGGIRAPEHHSDSPEAWFIHQPGLKVVIPSTPYDTKGLLIAAIRDPDPVIFFEPKRIYRAFRQEVPEEAYTVPIGRARTVREGRDVAIFTWGAMVRIVEEAAEELAGRGIECEIVDLRTLSPVDVEAIVAAVQKTGRALVVHEAPKTAGFGAEIVALINERALLYLEAPVYRVAGFDTPMPLFHLEDYYLPNKDRVIRGVERVLSF is encoded by the coding sequence ATGGCCAAGCTGACCATCGTCCAGGCGGTGGCCGACGCCCTGCGCACCGAGATGGAGCGGGACGAGCGGGTGGTCGTCCTGGGCGAGGACGTCGGCGTCAACGGCGGGGTCTTCCGCGCCACCGAGGGCCTGTACGAGCGGTTCGGGGAGAAGCGGGTGATCGACACCCCCCTGGCCGAGTCGGGTATCGTCGGCACGGCCATCGGCATGGCCATCTACGGCCTGCGGCCGGTGGCCGAGATCCAGTTCGAGGGGTTCATGGCGCCGGCCTTCGACCAGATTGTCAACCACGCGGCCCGGATCCGCACCCGCTCCCGCGGCCGCTTCAGCTGCCCGCTGGTGATCCGGGCGCCGTGGGGCGGCGGCATCCGCGCCCCCGAGCACCACTCCGACAGCCCGGAGGCCTGGTTCATCCACCAGCCGGGGCTCAAGGTGGTGATCCCCAGCACCCCCTACGACACCAAGGGCCTCTTGATCGCCGCCATCCGCGACCCGGACCCGGTGATCTTCTTCGAACCCAAGCGGATCTACCGCGCCTTCCGGCAGGAGGTGCCGGAGGAGGCGTACACCGTCCCCATCGGCCGCGCGCGTACGGTGCGGGAGGGGCGCGACGTCGCCATCTTCACCTGGGGCGCCATGGTGCGGATCGTGGAGGAGGCGGCGGAGGAGCTGGCCGGCCGCGGCATCGAGTGCGAGATCGTCGACCTCAGGACCCTGAGCCCGGTGGACGTGGAGGCCATCGTGGCGGCGGTGCAGAAGACGGGCCGCGCCCTGGTGGTCCACGAGGCGCCCAAGACGGCCGGCTTCGGGGCGGAGATCGTGGCGCTGATCAACGAACGGGCGCTCTTGTACCTGGAGGCGCCGGTGTACCGGGTGGCGGGGTTCGACACGCCGATGCCCCTCTTCCACCTGGAGGACTACTACCTCCCCAACAAGGACCGGGTGATCCGGGGTGTGGAGCGGGTCCTGAGCTTCTGA
- the pdhA gene encoding pyruvate dehydrogenase (acetyl-transferring) E1 component subunit alpha — protein sequence MGSLHHLREETFAMVRVLDPDGNLVGEPPDLDDARLLEFYRWMVFARIFDERCLNLQRQGRMGTYAPLAGQEAAQVGSAFALEPDDWVFPSYREHAVTMIHGLPMENVLLYWMGREEGNRIPEHVNVFTVAVPIATQIPHAVGAAWAAKIRGDRRAFIVYFGDGATSEGDFHEGCNFAGVFKAPVVFFCQNNQFAISVPLHRQTASETIAQKAVAYGFPGVRVDGNDVLAVYKVTREALDRARAGEGPTLIEAVTYRFGPHTTADDPTRYRTPEEVEEWRERRDPITRMRRFLMAKGLLDEAQDRAIAEEARDRIAAAVRAVEQMPKAAPESIFDYVYAQLPWHLEEQRRELLEELGRTSGTPGGGTGAGGSGDGTGGGGAGAAPTGRAGSSGTNAAGAPEGGAGSTRGGRAGGPAGAAGAAAGGDPSPPRAGGGAGGAGASGDARGGGW from the coding sequence GTGGGCAGCTTACACCACCTCCGGGAGGAGACCTTCGCGATGGTCCGGGTGCTGGACCCCGACGGCAACCTGGTCGGGGAGCCCCCTGACCTGGACGACGCGAGGCTCCTCGAGTTCTACCGGTGGATGGTCTTCGCCCGGATCTTCGACGAGCGGTGCCTGAACCTGCAGCGCCAGGGGCGCATGGGCACCTACGCACCCCTGGCCGGCCAGGAGGCGGCCCAGGTGGGCAGCGCCTTCGCCCTCGAGCCGGACGACTGGGTCTTCCCGTCGTACCGCGAGCACGCGGTGACCATGATCCACGGCCTGCCGATGGAGAACGTGCTGCTGTACTGGATGGGCCGCGAAGAGGGCAACCGGATCCCGGAGCACGTCAACGTGTTCACCGTGGCGGTGCCCATCGCCACCCAGATCCCCCACGCCGTCGGCGCCGCCTGGGCGGCGAAGATCCGCGGCGACCGGCGGGCCTTCATCGTCTACTTCGGCGACGGCGCCACCTCCGAGGGCGACTTCCACGAGGGGTGCAACTTCGCCGGGGTCTTCAAGGCGCCGGTGGTCTTCTTCTGCCAGAACAACCAGTTCGCCATCAGCGTTCCCCTGCACCGCCAGACGGCCAGCGAGACCATCGCCCAGAAGGCGGTGGCCTACGGCTTCCCCGGCGTCCGGGTCGACGGCAACGACGTGCTGGCGGTCTACAAGGTGACCAGGGAGGCCCTGGACCGCGCCCGAGCGGGGGAGGGCCCGACGCTGATCGAGGCCGTGACCTACCGCTTCGGTCCCCACACCACCGCCGACGACCCCACCCGCTACCGCACCCCCGAGGAAGTGGAGGAGTGGCGGGAGCGCCGCGACCCCATCACCCGCATGCGCCGGTTCCTCATGGCCAAGGGGCTCCTGGACGAGGCCCAGGACCGGGCCATCGCCGAGGAGGCCCGGGATCGCATCGCCGCCGCCGTCCGGGCCGTCGAGCAGATGCCCAAGGCGGCGCCGGAGAGCATCTTCGACTACGTCTACGCCCAGCTGCCGTGGCATCTCGAGGAGCAGCGGCGGGAGCTGCTGGAGGAGCTCGGGCGGACCAGCGGCACCCCGGGCGGCGGCACCGGGGCCGGCGGCAGCGGGGACGGCACGGGGGGCGGCGGCGCGGGGGCTGCCCCGACCGGCCGGGCCGGTTCTTCCGGGACGAACGCGGCCGGCGCGCCCGAGGGCGGGGCCGGTTCCACCCGCGGCGGTCGGGCGGGGGGCCCAGCCGGTGCGGCGGGCGCGGCCGCCGGCGGCGACCCGAGCCCTCCGCGGGCCGGCGGCGGCGCGGGCGGCGCCGGGGCCTCGGGGGATGCCCGGGGGGGTGGGTGGTGA
- a CDS encoding MFS transporter, producing MTGPFLLQLGAGAAVVGWTAGLGEFVGYALRLPFGRVADRTGRYWFLAGLGYVLNLVAVPLLALAGNWPVASGLILLERFGKAIRTPARDAMLSFAVQQTGRGYGFGLHEALDQVGAVVGPLVVAFVLAQGGGVRRAFAWLAIPAALTLALLVVTRWRYPAPQEFEGPPGCEGRPGDQASAPAAGRPRAGTADPPAGLGPLLPFFGFIVLSVAGFAHFQLLAYHFEHRGVLDEPSIPMAFALAMAVDAVSALALDRLYDRHGLRTLMALPLFTAEGALALGPSARVVWIGILAWGAALGLQESILRAALADLTPPGGRATAFGVFSLLFGGAWLAGSVVMGWLYEHGTGYVVGFSLLTQVLAGLVLYVVFKTRATEPARRRP from the coding sequence GTGACGGGGCCCTTTCTGCTGCAGCTGGGTGCGGGTGCGGCGGTCGTCGGCTGGACCGCCGGGCTCGGGGAGTTTGTCGGCTACGCGCTGCGGCTCCCTTTTGGCCGCGTCGCAGACCGGACCGGCCGCTACTGGTTCCTCGCCGGCCTTGGTTACGTCCTCAACCTGGTGGCCGTTCCGCTGCTTGCCCTCGCCGGAAACTGGCCGGTGGCATCGGGACTGATCCTGCTGGAACGGTTCGGCAAGGCCATCCGGACCCCGGCGCGGGACGCCATGCTGTCCTTCGCCGTGCAACAGACGGGCCGCGGGTACGGGTTCGGTTTGCACGAGGCCCTGGACCAGGTGGGGGCGGTGGTCGGGCCTCTTGTGGTGGCCTTTGTCCTGGCGCAGGGTGGCGGCGTTCGTCGCGCCTTCGCCTGGCTGGCGATCCCTGCCGCCCTCACGCTGGCCTTGCTGGTCGTGACCCGCTGGCGCTATCCGGCTCCGCAGGAGTTCGAAGGGCCGCCAGGCTGCGAAGGGCGCCCAGGCGACCAGGCCTCGGCGCCCGCGGCGGGCCGCCCAAGGGCCGGTACGGCGGACCCTCCCGCTGGACTGGGGCCGCTTCTGCCCTTTTTCGGCTTCATCGTGCTGTCGGTGGCCGGATTTGCCCACTTCCAGCTGTTGGCCTATCACTTCGAGCACCGGGGCGTGCTGGATGAGCCTTCCATCCCCATGGCCTTCGCCCTGGCCATGGCCGTCGACGCCGTGTCCGCCCTGGCCCTGGATCGGCTCTACGATCGTCATGGCTTGAGGACCCTGATGGCCCTCCCGCTGTTCACCGCCGAGGGTGCCCTGGCCCTGGGCCCCTCAGCGCGGGTCGTCTGGATCGGCATCCTGGCGTGGGGAGCTGCCCTCGGTTTGCAAGAGAGCATCCTGCGCGCGGCCCTGGCGGATTTGACGCCACCCGGTGGCCGGGCTACGGCTTTCGGCGTCTTTTCCCTTCTCTTCGGCGGTGCCTGGCTGGCGGGGAGCGTCGTCATGGGCTGGCTGTATGAACACGGCACGGGGTATGTGGTCGGCTTTTCCCTGCTCACGCAGGTGCTGGCCGGGCTTGTCCTCTACGTCGTGTTCAAAACCCGCGCGACGGAACCCGCGCGACGCCGTCCGTGA